From Acinetobacter suaedae, one genomic window encodes:
- the queA gene encoding tRNA preQ1(34) S-adenosylmethionine ribosyltransferase-isomerase QueA: MQLSDFSFDLPDDLIARYPLESRSASRLLHIDAQGQYHDHAFTDILDLLEEGDLLVLNDTKVMKARLKGKRATGGAIEILVERMLDTHTAHCHIKSSNSPKAGAELYVGKDAVPVTVQGRHENLFVVEFSQPILSVLDQYGQLPIPPYFNREAEEIDTERYQTVFHNPEKIASVAAPTASLHFDQDLLEKLAAKGIQKTFVTLHVGAGTFMPVRTTDITNHIMHSEWCDVPQATIDLILETKARGNKVIAVGTTATRALESAAQANDGKIAAWTGDTQIFIYPGYQFCIVDRLITNFHLPESTLLMLVSALSNRDNILAAYKHAVEQRYRFFSYGDAMLIDKLA, from the coding sequence ATGCAACTCTCCGACTTCTCTTTTGATCTCCCAGATGACCTTATCGCTCGCTACCCATTAGAAAGCCGCAGCGCGTCACGCCTACTCCATATCGATGCTCAAGGTCAGTATCACGACCATGCTTTCACCGATATTCTCGATCTACTTGAAGAAGGTGATTTACTGGTACTCAATGACACGAAGGTCATGAAAGCCCGCTTAAAAGGCAAACGTGCTACAGGTGGAGCAATCGAGATTTTGGTTGAACGAATGCTCGACACGCATACAGCACATTGCCATATCAAATCAAGTAACTCACCGAAAGCAGGTGCTGAACTCTATGTGGGTAAAGATGCAGTACCAGTAACTGTACAAGGTCGTCATGAGAACTTGTTTGTGGTCGAATTTTCACAGCCAATTTTATCTGTACTGGATCAATATGGTCAGTTACCAATTCCACCTTATTTCAATCGTGAAGCCGAAGAAATTGATACGGAACGTTATCAAACCGTTTTTCACAATCCTGAAAAAATTGCCAGCGTCGCTGCCCCTACAGCAAGTCTACACTTTGACCAAGATTTATTAGAAAAATTGGCAGCAAAAGGCATTCAAAAAACTTTTGTCACTTTACATGTCGGTGCAGGGACATTTATGCCTGTTCGTACAACGGATATTACCAATCACATTATGCATAGTGAATGGTGTGATGTACCGCAAGCGACGATTGACCTGATTTTGGAAACCAAAGCACGTGGTAATAAAGTTATTGCAGTAGGCACTACGGCGACCCGTGCGCTGGAAAGTGCAGCACAAGCAAATGATGGCAAAATCGCAGCATGGACAGGCGACACTCAGATTTTCATTTATCCAGGTTATCAGTTCTGTATCGTGGATCGTTTGATTACCAACTTCCATTTACCTGAATCGACCTTATTGATGCTGGTTTCAGCGTTGTCGAATCGAGATAACATATTGGCTGCGTATAAACATGCCGTGGAGCAACGCTATCGCTTCTTTAGTTATGGCGATGCTATGTTGATTGATAAACTTGCTTAA
- a CDS encoding sensor histidine kinase: MAIQLLELHQADKLSACKISLSLGLNSEQNLIEQFLQFNRKLMQASTALLAFHQEPYLWHRCPEKLQAIDSAKIAKSLNTLFVNDDLIDSAHPRYPRLIAFLNVFKKKVQRAVALHLRHPDQTSLGYVILFDEEAEAFTELQKELLQAHCCNFMQQLELKFNHDELKELYEQEAALNVSKTKFFSIISHDLRAPFHGLLGFSEILAKERETLDESSIQNIADYLHDTSQSTYNLLESLLNWAMAEGGRFVYHPINFKLRQITNIVTDILKTLALKKHIELVNEVDENLKVYADMNMITSVIQNLVSNALKFTDVDGSGKVYIQAKAHGEVVEIYVKDTGLGMTPDQLKDLFQPRITISLKGTAGEKGAGLGLALCKRFVEMNHGKISASSKEGEGTLFKVVLPVAREHVDLCVEQNKSQEKLV, encoded by the coding sequence ATGGCTATTCAATTATTAGAATTACATCAAGCCGATAAGCTAAGTGCTTGTAAAATTTCACTTTCATTGGGTCTTAACTCAGAGCAAAACTTGATTGAACAATTCCTGCAATTTAATCGTAAATTGATGCAGGCAAGTACCGCATTGCTCGCATTCCACCAAGAACCCTATTTGTGGCATCGTTGCCCAGAAAAACTACAAGCAATTGATTCTGCAAAAATTGCAAAAAGTTTAAATACCTTGTTTGTCAATGATGACCTGATTGACAGTGCTCATCCACGCTACCCACGTTTGATTGCTTTTCTCAATGTTTTCAAGAAGAAGGTACAACGTGCTGTTGCATTACATCTAAGACATCCTGACCAGACATCGCTGGGGTATGTGATTTTATTTGATGAAGAGGCTGAAGCTTTTACAGAACTGCAAAAAGAGTTACTGCAAGCCCATTGTTGTAACTTTATGCAGCAGCTTGAGTTGAAATTTAATCATGACGAATTAAAAGAACTGTATGAGCAAGAAGCCGCACTCAATGTCAGTAAAACTAAGTTTTTCTCGATTATTTCCCATGATTTAAGAGCACCATTTCATGGTCTATTAGGATTTTCAGAGATTCTTGCAAAAGAGCGTGAAACCCTAGACGAGTCGAGTATTCAAAACATCGCAGATTATCTGCATGATACTTCACAATCAACTTATAATTTATTAGAAAGTTTACTCAATTGGGCGATGGCTGAAGGAGGACGTTTTGTTTATCACCCAATTAATTTCAAGTTACGGCAAATAACCAATATTGTGACCGATATTTTAAAAACCTTGGCTTTGAAAAAGCATATTGAACTGGTGAATGAGGTGGATGAAAACCTTAAAGTTTATGCTGACATGAATATGATTACTTCTGTCATCCAAAATCTGGTTTCAAATGCATTGAAGTTCACCGATGTGGATGGTTCGGGTAAAGTTTATATTCAAGCAAAAGCTCATGGTGAGGTTGTGGAGATTTACGTTAAAGATACGGGTTTAGGTATGACTCCTGATCAGCTTAAAGATTTGTTTCAACCGCGTATTACAATTAGTTTAAAAGGGACTGCAGGAGAGAAAGGTGCAGGGCTGGGGTTGGCGCTGTGTAAGCGTTTTGTAGAAATGAATCATGGGAAGATTAGTGCTAGTTCAAAAGAAGGAGAAGGGACTTTGTTTAAAGTGGTGTTGCCTGTTGCGCGAGAGCATGTAGATTTGTGCGTTGAGCAAAATAAAAGTCAGGAAAAATTAGTCTAA
- the glnE gene encoding bifunctional [glutamate--ammonia ligase]-adenylyl-L-tyrosine phosphorylase/[glutamate--ammonia-ligase] adenylyltransferase has translation MNVEQLEKTLVASQYAEQVLNLYTLQLEQDYAEDQFLRPLSTENIFDKVQRAVADISDEQAWMKALRILRARLMFRWIWQDANQLTDVVTLTRELSDFADASICAAKAFALPPLIAKHGEPIGYSGQFQDLIVIGMGKLGAQELNLSSDIDLIFAFDEQGESNGRKCIDVQQFCILWGQKLIYLLDHITADGFVFRVDMRLRPWGDGSALAISHSGLEKYLSQHGREWERYAWIKARVIIGGQAGDDLMEMSRPFVFRRYVDYSAFAAMREMKAMIEREVMRRNIEDDIKLGAGGIREIEFIVQVFQLIYGGSRRELQDRQCLVNLQHLGQAELLDEQAVIDLEDAYLFLRRVEHAIQALNDQQTQSLPTELDLRQRMLDTLGFADWSAFLAELNQKRDKVKVQFKQLIQEKEFSAPIDDFIQLEQQLNAVLDPDAQNLIQNFWHGQALRKIPASALERLKKFWPHLIEAILQSDQPQVALLRLMPLVESVLRRTVYLVMLMESRGALQRLVKMATVSPWICEELAQYPVLLDEFLSMDFGLPQRQDLEDSLRQQLLRIEIDQVEDQMRVLRLFKKSNVLTVAASDVLAESPLMKVSDALTDIAEVSVQATLNLAYEAVAQRHGYPLSNTGARCSLDAKGFAVIGYGKLGGIELGYGSDLDLVFIHTFEEQSETDGRKSISGAEFAIRVAQKFMSLMTTQTLDGRVYEIDTRLRPSGEAGMLVTSLKAFEQYQQKNAWLWEHQALVRARSIAGEKALCQQFEKVRCQILTQVRDENMVREEVIKMRQKMKDHLGSSSEQKKHGIFHLKQDSGGIVDIEFMAQYAVLAWSGTNPDLAHYSDNVRILEDAAKAGCLSSEDATALIHAYLRERAESHRLALANQSMQVNAADWHDTREIVCKLWQRLVDPTAIALESE, from the coding sequence ATGAATGTGGAACAGTTAGAAAAAACCTTAGTCGCAAGTCAATATGCAGAACAAGTTTTAAATTTATACACATTACAATTAGAACAAGATTATGCAGAAGATCAATTTCTTCGCCCACTCTCGACGGAAAATATTTTTGACAAGGTTCAACGTGCTGTTGCGGATATAAGTGATGAACAGGCTTGGATGAAAGCCTTACGTATCTTACGTGCTAGATTGATGTTCCGCTGGATTTGGCAGGATGCCAATCAACTTACAGATGTTGTGACATTAACTCGAGAGTTATCAGACTTTGCTGATGCTAGTATTTGTGCGGCAAAGGCATTTGCATTGCCTCCTTTGATTGCCAAACATGGTGAGCCGATTGGATATTCAGGTCAGTTTCAGGATTTGATTGTGATTGGTATGGGGAAATTAGGCGCACAAGAGCTGAATTTATCCAGTGACATTGATTTGATTTTTGCTTTTGACGAACAAGGTGAAAGCAATGGCCGAAAATGTATCGATGTACAGCAATTCTGTATTCTGTGGGGGCAGAAACTGATTTATTTGCTGGATCATATCACTGCTGATGGCTTTGTTTTTCGTGTCGATATGCGCTTGCGTCCATGGGGGGATGGCTCGGCATTAGCCATTAGTCACAGTGGTTTAGAGAAATATTTAAGCCAGCACGGACGAGAGTGGGAACGTTATGCATGGATTAAGGCACGGGTCATCATAGGGGGGCAAGCTGGCGATGATCTGATGGAAATGTCACGTCCATTTGTATTTCGCCGTTATGTGGATTATTCCGCATTTGCTGCAATGCGTGAAATGAAAGCCATGATCGAACGTGAAGTCATGCGCCGTAATATTGAAGATGATATCAAGTTGGGTGCAGGTGGGATTCGCGAAATCGAGTTTATTGTTCAAGTTTTTCAGTTGATTTATGGTGGTTCGAGACGTGAGTTACAAGATCGTCAATGTTTGGTGAATTTGCAACACCTCGGACAAGCTGAGTTGCTGGATGAGCAAGCGGTTATTGATTTAGAAGATGCTTATTTATTTCTAAGACGAGTTGAGCATGCCATTCAGGCACTGAACGATCAACAAACCCAGTCTTTACCAACAGAGCTAGATCTGAGACAGCGGATGCTGGATACATTGGGCTTTGCCGATTGGTCCGCTTTTTTAGCTGAGCTCAATCAGAAGCGAGACAAAGTTAAAGTTCAGTTTAAACAGTTGATTCAGGAAAAAGAATTCTCTGCGCCGATTGATGATTTTATCCAACTGGAACAGCAATTGAATGCAGTGCTAGATCCTGATGCGCAAAATTTGATTCAGAATTTTTGGCATGGACAAGCATTACGCAAGATTCCAGCCAGTGCGCTAGAACGATTAAAGAAGTTCTGGCCACATTTGATAGAAGCAATTTTACAGTCAGATCAGCCTCAAGTGGCATTATTACGTTTAATGCCATTGGTGGAGTCGGTGTTACGCCGCACTGTGTATTTAGTGATGTTGATGGAAAGTCGTGGCGCTTTGCAGCGACTCGTAAAAATGGCAACAGTGAGTCCGTGGATTTGCGAGGAACTGGCACAATATCCGGTGTTGTTAGATGAATTTTTGTCGATGGATTTTGGTTTGCCACAGCGTCAAGATTTGGAAGATTCGTTACGCCAACAGTTATTGCGCATTGAAATTGATCAAGTTGAAGATCAGATGCGAGTGTTGCGACTCTTTAAAAAGAGTAATGTCTTAACGGTTGCTGCCAGTGATGTATTGGCAGAAAGTCCGCTAATGAAAGTATCTGATGCCTTAACTGATATTGCAGAAGTTAGTGTACAGGCCACATTGAATTTAGCTTATGAAGCAGTTGCACAGCGTCATGGTTATCCACTCAGTAATACGGGCGCACGTTGTAGTTTAGATGCCAAAGGCTTTGCTGTGATCGGTTATGGAAAATTGGGTGGCATTGAACTTGGTTATGGTTCTGATCTTGATTTAGTGTTTATTCATACCTTTGAAGAGCAAAGTGAAACGGATGGACGTAAGTCAATTAGTGGCGCTGAATTTGCAATCCGTGTTGCACAGAAGTTCATGTCTTTGATGACTACGCAGACATTGGATGGTCGTGTCTATGAAATTGATACACGTTTGCGGCCTTCAGGTGAAGCAGGAATGTTGGTGACAAGCCTCAAGGCTTTTGAGCAATATCAACAAAAAAATGCATGGCTGTGGGAGCATCAGGCACTGGTTCGTGCGCGATCTATCGCTGGTGAGAAGGCATTATGTCAGCAGTTCGAAAAGGTGCGTTGTCAGATCCTAACCCAAGTCCGTGATGAAAATATGGTACGTGAAGAAGTGATCAAAATGCGCCAAAAAATGAAAGATCATTTAGGTTCATCTTCTGAACAAAAAAAACATGGGATTTTTCATTTAAAACAGGACTCAGGTGGTATCGTTGACATTGAATTTATGGCACAGTATGCGGTACTTGCATGGAGTGGGACGAATCCAGATCTCGCCCATTATTCCGATAATGTAAGAATTCTAGAAGATGCTGCTAAAGCAGGCTGCTTATCCAGTGAAGATGCCACAGCATTAATCCACGCTTATCTCCGTGAACGAGCTGAGAGTCACCGTCTAGCGCTTGCAAATCAATCTATGCAAGTCAATGCTGCGGATTGGCACGATACCCGTGAGATCGTTTGCAAGTTATGGCAAAGATTAGTTGATCCAACTGCAATAGCATTGGAAAGTGAATAA
- a CDS encoding branched-chain amino acid transaminase: protein MSLADRDGFIWQDGKLVDWRDAKIHVLTHTLHYSMGVFEGVRAYETPNGTAIFRLQDHTKRLLNSAKIYQMNVPFDQATLEQAQIDVVRENKLASCYLRPLIWIGSEKLGIAATENTIHAAVAAWGWGAYLGEEAMAHGIRVKTSSFTHHHPNVTMCKAKACGNYTVSILAHQEVARAGYDEAMLLDPQGFVCQGAGENVFLIKDGVLHTPDLAGGALEGITRQTVMTIAKDLGYEIVERRITRDEFYIADEAFFTGTAAEVTPIREYDDRQIGCGSRGPITTAIQKTFFDAVQGRNDKYAHWLTYIK, encoded by the coding sequence ATGAGTTTGGCTGATCGTGATGGTTTTATTTGGCAAGATGGAAAATTAGTTGATTGGCGTGATGCAAAAATTCACGTCTTAACGCATACACTGCATTATAGTATGGGTGTCTTTGAAGGTGTTCGTGCTTATGAAACACCAAATGGAACAGCCATCTTCCGTTTGCAAGATCACACTAAGCGTTTATTAAATTCAGCAAAAATTTATCAAATGAATGTGCCATTTGATCAAGCGACATTAGAACAAGCACAAATTGATGTTGTTCGCGAAAATAAATTGGCATCTTGCTATTTGCGTCCGCTTATTTGGATTGGTTCAGAGAAGTTAGGTATTGCTGCGACTGAAAATACGATTCATGCTGCGGTTGCTGCGTGGGGGTGGGGTGCATATCTTGGTGAAGAAGCAATGGCGCACGGTATTCGTGTAAAAACCTCTTCATTTACACACCATCATCCAAACGTGACCATGTGTAAAGCAAAAGCATGTGGTAACTACACTGTTTCAATCTTGGCGCATCAAGAAGTGGCGCGTGCAGGTTATGACGAAGCAATGTTGCTTGATCCTCAGGGCTTTGTATGCCAAGGCGCGGGTGAGAACGTATTCTTGATCAAAGATGGTGTGTTACATACACCAGATTTGGCTGGTGGTGCATTGGAAGGGATTACTCGTCAAACCGTGATGACCATTGCGAAAGACTTGGGTTATGAAATCGTTGAACGCCGTATCACGCGTGATGAATTCTATATCGCAGATGAAGCTTTCTTTACGGGTACTGCTGCTGAAGTCACGCCAATTCGTGAATATGATGACCGTCAAATCGGTTGTGGTTCACGTGGTCCGATCACCACTGCAATTCAAAAGACATTCTTTGATGCCGTACAAGGTCGTAACGACAAGTATGCACATTGGCTAACTTATATCAAATAA
- a CDS encoding nucleotide sugar dehydrogenase, which produces MKITVVGAGYVGLSNALLFSKQHDVMILDIDKARVKQINQKVSPISDTCIQNYLSESHVEATCDKTLAYQDAKLIIIATPTNYNPETNYFDTSSIEAVINDVQAVNPKALMLIKSTVPVGYTQEISKRLKLKNLIFSPEFLREGQALQDNLYPARIIVGEKSKRAEKIAKLYLKATIKKDAVLLCVESTEAEAIKLFSNTYLAMRVAFFNELDTYCIKNKLSALDIIKGVGLDQRIGDHYNNPSFGYGGYCLPKDTKQLLANYHETPQELISAIIRSNQTRKQAIIEDILSRNVACVGIYRLTMKADSDNFRESAVHDVLQGLADHGIKIVIYEPTLDVKEYLGHPIEFSLQKFKNQSDLIIVNRMVPMFGDVMEKIYTRDLFGVN; this is translated from the coding sequence ATGAAAATTACGGTGGTTGGTGCTGGGTATGTGGGCTTATCGAATGCCTTATTATTTTCCAAACAACACGATGTGATGATCTTAGATATTGATAAGGCTCGAGTGAAGCAAATCAATCAGAAAGTATCTCCGATCAGTGATACCTGTATTCAAAATTATTTATCTGAATCTCACGTTGAGGCGACTTGCGATAAGACTTTGGCTTATCAAGATGCTAAGCTGATTATCATCGCAACACCCACCAACTATAATCCTGAAACGAATTATTTCGATACTTCAAGTATCGAAGCCGTGATTAATGATGTGCAGGCTGTCAATCCCAAAGCGTTGATGTTAATCAAATCAACAGTTCCTGTCGGTTATACCCAAGAAATCTCGAAAAGACTCAAATTAAAAAATCTGATTTTCTCCCCTGAGTTTTTACGGGAAGGGCAAGCTTTGCAAGATAATCTCTATCCTGCTCGTATTATTGTTGGTGAGAAATCGAAGCGTGCGGAGAAAATTGCTAAGCTGTATCTAAAAGCAACGATTAAAAAAGATGCAGTATTGCTGTGCGTAGAGTCCACAGAAGCTGAAGCAATTAAATTATTTTCTAACACCTATTTGGCGATGCGCGTTGCTTTCTTTAATGAGTTGGACACCTATTGCATAAAAAATAAATTAAGCGCGCTAGATATTATTAAAGGTGTAGGGTTGGATCAGCGAATTGGCGATCACTACAATAATCCGTCTTTTGGGTATGGTGGTTATTGCTTACCGAAAGACACCAAACAGTTGCTCGCCAATTATCACGAAACACCACAAGAACTGATCTCAGCAATTATTCGATCCAACCAAACACGCAAACAAGCGATTATTGAAGATATTTTAAGCCGAAATGTTGCATGTGTTGGGATTTATCGATTAACCATGAAAGCTGATTCAGATAATTTTAGAGAGTCTGCGGTGCATGATGTACTTCAAGGTCTCGCTGATCATGGGATCAAAATCGTGATTTATGAACCGACGCTGGATGTGAAGGAATATTTAGGTCATCCGATTGAGTTTAGTTTGCAAAAGTTTAAAAACCAGTCGGACTTGATCATCGTGAACCGAATGGTGCCAATGTTTGGGGATGTGATGGAAAAAATCTATACACGTGATTTGTTTGGGGTGAATTAG
- a CDS encoding Stealth CR1 domain-containing protein, translating into MKDTIQPIDIVIAWVDGNDPKLKNKRQQFINQTAPSNALDATRFASNDEIYFCIASILKFVPYCGKIYVVTDQQTPQWLDQFEQQNLCEKGKIRVVDHTELFRGYEFALPTFNSLSIETMLWNIPSISDYFIYLNDDFFFNQPSDPQDFLIDSQMVMYGHWESNLVKKIKYIVRKFVQNKFGKLAQPSYTMAQMLSADCVGMSQYFEIHHRPHILSRILLCNYFEKNMQQLQKQISFKFRNIDQILPVGLSNHLAIKNDQAILNDDVEIAYLKDHRDLESFTQALSNPDIKFGCIQSLDQLQHNDEQHIRHALIHKFKDVLPSQIQATIAG; encoded by the coding sequence ATGAAAGATACAATACAACCTATTGATATCGTAATTGCTTGGGTGGATGGAAATGATCCTAAGTTAAAAAACAAGCGTCAACAATTTATAAATCAAACTGCACCGTCAAATGCTTTAGACGCAACGCGTTTTGCGAGTAATGATGAAATTTATTTCTGTATTGCCTCCATACTCAAATTTGTACCGTATTGTGGGAAAATTTATGTAGTCACTGATCAACAAACACCCCAATGGCTGGATCAGTTTGAGCAGCAGAATCTCTGTGAGAAAGGCAAGATTAGAGTGGTCGACCACACGGAGTTGTTTAGAGGATACGAATTTGCATTGCCGACGTTTAATTCTTTAAGTATTGAAACGATGCTTTGGAATATCCCGAGTATTTCAGATTATTTTATTTATTTAAATGATGATTTCTTCTTTAATCAACCCTCTGATCCACAAGACTTTTTAATTGATAGTCAAATGGTGATGTATGGGCATTGGGAAAGTAATCTAGTAAAAAAAATCAAATATATTGTTAGAAAGTTTGTGCAAAATAAATTTGGAAAACTGGCACAACCCTCATATACAATGGCGCAAATGTTAAGTGCAGATTGTGTTGGCATGTCTCAATATTTTGAGATTCACCATCGTCCGCATATCTTGAGTCGGATACTTCTATGCAATTATTTTGAAAAAAATATGCAACAATTACAGAAGCAAATTAGCTTTAAATTTAGGAATATCGATCAGATATTACCTGTAGGTTTATCTAATCACCTAGCGATTAAAAATGACCAAGCAATTCTCAACGATGATGTTGAAATCGCTTATTTAAAAGATCATCGTGATTTAGAGTCGTTTACTCAGGCTCTATCAAATCCTGATATTAAATTTGGTTGTATCCAAAGTTTGGACCAACTGCAACACAATGATGAACAGCATATACGCCATGCACTTATTCATAAATTTAAAGATGTTTTGCCTAGTCAGATCCAAGCGACGATAGCAGGATAA
- a CDS encoding glycosyltransferase family 25 protein yields MKVVTYLINLEGSDQRLANATAQLQQAGWAFSRFPAYDGRGKALSEFEDYDDVAAQKILGRSLISSELGCYLSHYGCAKKFLETDADYLVVLEDDIQVLPNFKQNLNSLINYLDQHKELEWYVVNLAAKKKKLAKDIVQIDGYTIWHAYYFPIRGVGLVWSRAGAEAFVELGKTMQVPVDIFFQSWLSKNGKGLGVWQPFVQPAGIDSDILGTVATQGIKRKALENRSASHGFKKQKRMWRDRFYAIRHLLS; encoded by the coding sequence ATGAAAGTTGTTACTTATCTCATAAATCTAGAGGGTAGTGATCAGCGTTTAGCAAATGCGACAGCTCAGTTGCAACAAGCGGGTTGGGCATTTTCTCGTTTCCCTGCTTATGATGGACGTGGCAAAGCTTTATCGGAGTTTGAAGATTATGACGATGTTGCGGCCCAAAAAATATTAGGTCGTAGTTTAATTAGCTCTGAGTTGGGGTGCTATCTCAGCCATTATGGTTGTGCTAAAAAATTTTTAGAAACGGATGCGGATTATCTTGTTGTTCTTGAAGATGATATTCAAGTGTTGCCGAACTTTAAACAAAATCTTAATTCATTAATAAATTATCTTGATCAGCATAAAGAACTCGAATGGTATGTGGTTAATCTTGCTGCAAAAAAGAAGAAATTGGCAAAAGACATTGTTCAGATTGATGGTTATACAATCTGGCATGCTTATTACTTTCCCATCCGTGGTGTAGGATTAGTATGGTCAAGAGCAGGTGCTGAGGCATTTGTTGAGCTTGGTAAAACCATGCAAGTTCCTGTCGATATCTTTTTTCAAAGCTGGTTAAGTAAAAATGGCAAAGGATTGGGGGTGTGGCAGCCTTTTGTTCAGCCTGCTGGGATTGATAGTGATATTTTAGGCACTGTGGCAACACAGGGTATTAAGCGCAAAGCACTGGAAAATAGAAGTGCTTCACATGGTTTTAAGAAGCAGAAAAGAATGTGGCGTGACCGTTTTTACGCAATTCGACATTTACTCTCTTAA
- a CDS encoding glycosyltransferase family 32 protein, with the protein MKIFKKLFYILKFYTMYSNETRRINDDIDNYADIIVLNPTEVDTTIPKIIWMYWEGKLPQFVEKCVENIRRKNSDYVVNFLTPDNVKTYCDIDYHRLEHATPQQKADLIRFELIYQYGGIWLDASTIVYENLDWIQKLVVENQTNSFAYYRKKNTTCPNFPVLENWLLASPPKNIFFRKWFDELFKAIELGPKTYIQQIKSTDTNAGDIFQEIGRLEYLVAYVACQKIMREHLPSMTLVNCDKNAFFYQVKNQWVKEKVLIDMAIHIAPSRPPKLIKLAGKERGILSRYYEKGMYFKGSLLDI; encoded by the coding sequence ATGAAAATCTTTAAGAAGCTATTTTATATCTTGAAATTCTACACGATGTATTCGAATGAAACACGTAGGATCAATGATGATATAGATAATTATGCCGATATTATTGTTCTCAATCCAACAGAAGTGGATACAACTATCCCAAAAATTATTTGGATGTATTGGGAAGGGAAATTACCACAGTTTGTTGAGAAGTGTGTCGAAAATATTAGAAGAAAAAACTCTGACTATGTGGTTAATTTTTTGACTCCTGACAATGTTAAAACATATTGTGATATTGACTATCATCGTTTAGAACATGCGACTCCTCAGCAAAAAGCTGATCTCATCCGTTTTGAACTGATTTATCAGTACGGTGGGATTTGGCTTGATGCGAGTACTATTGTTTATGAAAATCTTGATTGGATACAAAAACTAGTTGTCGAAAATCAAACGAATAGTTTTGCTTACTACCGCAAGAAAAATACCACTTGTCCAAATTTTCCAGTTTTAGAAAATTGGCTGTTAGCAAGTCCCCCTAAAAATATTTTCTTTAGAAAGTGGTTTGATGAGTTATTTAAGGCAATTGAGTTAGGCCCAAAAACTTATATTCAACAGATTAAAAGTACGGATACTAATGCAGGGGATATTTTTCAAGAAATAGGACGTCTTGAATATTTAGTGGCATATGTCGCTTGTCAAAAGATTATGAGAGAACATTTACCAAGCATGACATTGGTTAATTGTGATAAAAATGCTTTTTTTTATCAGGTAAAAAATCAGTGGGTAAAAGAAAAGGTGTTAATTGATATGGCAATTCATATAGCTCCCTCTAGACCACCTAAACTCATTAAACTAGCAGGCAAGGAAAGAGGGATTTTAAGTCGTTATTACGAAAAAGGAATGTACTTTAAAGGTTCATTATTAGATATTTAA
- a CDS encoding lipopolysaccharide biosynthesis protein: MFHSFSSQLLRNIYKFVYKILFPKEYKHNRRFWPLYRAQRNAQGRLEKIFFKKQLISDNLGPVETKNKKCMLIATGPSIHQISSDTLQRQDIDYIGVNGAISLQNIHFSHYIIIDHNFIECRFDLVKKVLMTNCTFYTTPRCLDMILRQIEFHDLKCKIKTIETITRDMVEVFLSKKTFVDKHNKNFYIQNNFGFSKDIFEGTFDYFTVAYVALQVINSLNYKEIYIAGLDMNNFNSPRFYETLDDKQPTLLDLHATTVLSAFDTAALFFKENGIEVFNLSKDSAVESFQKIDPNTV, translated from the coding sequence ATGTTTCATTCTTTTTCTAGTCAACTTTTAAGAAATATCTATAAATTCGTTTATAAGATTCTCTTTCCTAAAGAATATAAACATAATCGTCGTTTTTGGCCACTTTATCGGGCACAACGTAATGCACAAGGCCGTTTAGAAAAAATTTTTTTTAAGAAACAACTCATTTCAGATAATTTAGGACCAGTAGAAACTAAAAACAAAAAATGCATGTTGATTGCGACAGGACCATCTATACATCAAATTAGCTCAGATACATTACAAAGACAGGATATTGATTATATTGGAGTAAATGGCGCTATTTCTTTACAAAACATTCATTTCTCACACTATATTATTATTGATCATAATTTTATTGAATGTCGCTTCGATTTAGTAAAAAAGGTTCTGATGACAAATTGTACTTTTTATACCACTCCTCGTTGCCTCGATATGATCTTAAGACAAATCGAATTTCATGATCTCAAATGTAAAATCAAAACGATAGAAACAATTACGCGAGATATGGTTGAAGTATTCTTATCAAAGAAAACCTTTGTAGATAAACACAATAAAAACTTTTACATCCAAAATAATTTCGGTTTTTCTAAAGACATTTTCGAAGGAACTTTTGATTATTTTACAGTTGCTTATGTTGCTTTACAGGTTATAAATTCATTAAATTATAAAGAAATTTACATTGCGGGCTTAGATATGAATAATTTTAATAGTCCTCGCTTTTATGAAACCTTAGATGATAAACAACCAACATTATTGGACCTTCACGCAACAACTGTCTTGAGTGCCTTTGACACCGCCGCATTATTTTTTAAAGAAAATGGAATTGAAGTTTTCAATCTATCCAAAGATAGTGCTGTTGAATCATTCCAAAAAATTGACCCAAATACAGTTTAG